Sequence from the Candidatus Accumulibacter similis genome:
CTTGCCGGCCAGCAACAGGCCGAGGACGAGAAAGCCGCCCGGCGGCAGGACCATCAGCAGAAAGCCGTCGTAGCCGGGAATCACGGTCAGTTCGATGGCGCGGAACGTGGGTCCCAGCAGCAGGCTCGCCTGTGCGAAGACGGTACCGCTGCCGAGAAACTCGCGGATCAGGCCGATCAATGTCAGGGCGCCGCTGAAGCCGAGGCCCATGGCCAGACCGTCGGCGGCCGATGCGGCGACGCTGTTCTTCGAGGCAAAGGCTTCCGCGCGCCCCAGGATGGCGCAGTTCACCACGATCAGGGCGATGAACAGGCCGAGCACCTTGTACAGATCGTGCAACCAGGCGTTGAGCCCGAGATCGACGAGGGTCACCAGCGTCGCGATCAGGACGACGAAGACCGGGATGCGTACCTGCGGGCTCACCAGCGAGCGGATCGACGCCACCAGAACATTGGACGTGACCAGTACCACCGTCGTCGCCAGGCCCATGCCCAGGCCGTTGGTGCCGCTGGTGGTGACGGCCATTGCCGGGCAGAGCGCGAGCATCTGGGCAAAGACGACGTTCTGCAGCCACAGACCGTCCTTCAGGGTCTGAACGAGTCGTTTCATGGGGTCCGGCCTCCACGCAGGATTTCCGCGCGGTGCGCGGCAAAAAAGTCGAGTCCTTCCTTGACCGCCTTGACGACGGCGCGCGGCGTGATGGTGGCGCCGGCCATCTGGTCGAAGACGCCGCCGTCCTTCTTGACCGCCCACTTCTCGGCCGGCAGAGTCGCCAGCGACAGGCCGTTGAACGACAGAATCCACGGTGACTTCGCCAGGTCGATCTTGTCGCCCAGGCCCGGGGTTTCGGCGTGCTTGAGAACGCGCGCGCCGAGCAGCATGCCGGCACGATCGATGCCGACCAGCACCAGCACATCGCCGGCGTAGCCGCGTGCCGAGGTCTGGAAGATGGCCGCGGCGATCTCGCCCTGGCGGCGCGCGAGGTAGACCCGCTTGCTGGTCCCGTCGCTGTTGCCGATCTCCAGCGTGTCGGCCAGCAGGTCGTTGTCGGCGAATCCGTCCGGCAGCACCTGCGCCAGGGATGCCTGGAGATCGCGCGCCTCGGCGGCGACGATCCGCTCACGCGTGCCGCTGACGGCGAAGGCCAGGGCCGCGCTGGCGACCAGCGCGATCACGCCGAGCGAAACCCCCTGATAGGCCAGGCGGTCGCGCAGTGCGTCGATGGCGAGCTTCACGGCTCGATCTCCAGTGGCGCGCCGCGCCGGTCACGGCCATAGATGCGCGGCTTGACATAGCGGTCGATGACCGGTGTCAGCGCATTCATCAGCAGCACGGCGAAGGCGACGCCTTCCGGGTAGCCGCCCCAGGTACGAATGACGTAGGTCAGGAAGCCGACGCCGGCGCCGAAGATGAGCTGGCCGAGCGGCGTGTTTGGCGAGGTCACGTAGTCGGTGGCAATGAAGAAGGCCCCCAGCATGGCTCCGCCGGACAGCAGGTGGGTGCCGGCCGACAGGTAGCGAGCCGGGTCGCTGCCGTGCATCAGCGAGGCGAACAGGGCGAGCGTCGCCAACATGGCGAACGGGATGTGCCAGGAGATGAGGCGCAAGCCGAGCAACAGCAGGCCGCCGGCAGCAATCAGCAGTGACGCCGTTTCGCCCAGGCTGCCGGCGCGCTCGCCGACGAGGCTGAGCGTTGGTGCCTGCGTCGCAGCCAGCGACTGCAACAGATCTACGCCACGCGACAGTTCGCTGCGGGCGTAACCGAAAAGGGTCGCGCTGCT
This genomic interval carries:
- a CDS encoding electron transport complex subunit E — encoded protein: MKRLVQTLKDGLWLQNVVFAQMLALCPAMAVTTSGTNGLGMGLATTVVLVTSNVLVASIRSLVSPQVRIPVFVVLIATLVTLVDLGLNAWLHDLYKVLGLFIALIVVNCAILGRAEAFASKNSVAASAADGLAMGLGFSGALTLIGLIREFLGSGTVFAQASLLLGPTFRAIELTVIPGYDGFLLMVLPPGGFLVLGLLLAGKRACELRTRNAKVGAVPAPALA
- the rsxG gene encoding electron transport complex subunit RsxG, encoding MKLAIDALRDRLAYQGVSLGVIALVASAALAFAVSGTRERIVAAEARDLQASLAQVLPDGFADNDLLADTLEIGNSDGTSKRVYLARRQGEIAAAIFQTSARGYAGDVLVLVGIDRAGMLLGARVLKHAETPGLGDKIDLAKSPWILSFNGLSLATLPAEKWAVKKDGGVFDQMAGATITPRAVVKAVKEGLDFFAAHRAEILRGGRTP
- a CDS encoding RnfABCDGE type electron transport complex subunit D is translated as MITPRHVAPVAAPHAAGANCVARVMLWVAAALLPATLFGFWLYGWPALHLWWITTASAILGEAFCLRLRRQPVRPSLRDASALLTGWLLALSLPPWAPWWVGAVGGLFATVIGKQVFGGLGQNLFNPAMVARVMLLISFPVPMTLWTAPIPLLSANAPGFVDGLRITFGALPTALDAMSSATLFGYARSELSRGVDLLQSLAATQAPTLSLVGERAGSLGETASLLIAAGGLLLLGLRLISWHIPFAMLATLALFASLMHGSDPARYLSAGTHLLSGGAMLGAFFIATDYVTSPNTPLGQLIFGAGVGFLTYVIRTWGGYPEGVAFAVLLMNALTPVIDRYVKPRIYGRDRRGAPLEIEP